TTTAGTGGCTTGTGGTGGCTCGGATAAAGCTGAAGAAACAGCTCAAGCCGAAACCAAAGCAGAAGTGATTAACTGGAAAATGGTTACCACTTGGCCAAAAAACTTCCCTGGTTTAGGTACTGGTGCGGAAAATTTGGCCAAAAACATCAACGAGATGTCTAACGGCCGCATTAACATTAAAGTATACGCGGCGGGTGAATTAGTACCGCCTCTCGAAGTGTTTGATGCGGTTTCCCGTGGTACGGCGCAAATGGGTCATGGTGCGGCGTATTACTGGAAAGGCAAAGCCCCTGCGGCGCAATTTTTTACCGCAGTTCCTTTTGGTTTTACAGCACAAGAAATCAACTCCTGGATTCACCAAGGCGGTGGTTTGAAATTGTGGGAAGAAGTGTACGAGCCTTTTAACCTGATCCCAATGGCCGCTGGTAATACTGGTGTACAAATGGGTGGTTGGTTCAATAAAGAAATCAATTCACTAGAAGATTTCCAAGGCTTAAAAATGCGTATCCCTGGTTTGGGTGGCGAAGTCTTGAAGAAAGTCGGCGGTATTCCTGTTAACTTGCCTGGTGGTGAAATCTTCACTTCCTTGCAAACCGGTGCGATTGATGCGACTGAGTTTGTTGGTCCATACAATGACTTGGCATTTGGTCTGTACAAAGCCGCTAAGTACTATTACTACCCAGGCTGGCATGAGCCAGGTTCTAC
The window above is part of the Marinomonas sp. THO17 genome. Proteins encoded here:
- the dctP gene encoding TRAP transporter substrate-binding protein DctP; this encodes MSIIKNWSKLTLLGLTTATLVACGGSDKAEETAQAETKAEVINWKMVTTWPKNFPGLGTGAENLAKNINEMSNGRINIKVYAAGELVPPLEVFDAVSRGTAQMGHGAAYYWKGKAPAAQFFTAVPFGFTAQEINSWIHQGGGLKLWEEVYEPFNLIPMAAGNTGVQMGGWFNKEINSLEDFQGLKMRIPGLGGEVLKKVGGIPVNLPGGEIFTSLQTGAIDATEFVGPYNDLAFGLYKAAKYYYYPGWHEPGSTMEAIYNKEAFEALPKDLQLIVRAATRQANAEMLDEFTARNNEALQTLINEHNVVLKPFPDDVLSALKKASTETLEEVAASDPMSKKVYDAFKDFGGKVRAWHEVSERAYINAREID